The Petrocella atlantisensis genome has a window encoding:
- a CDS encoding sacsin N-terminal ATP-binding-like domain-containing protein yields the protein MGYIEDLEQAEKESKNRAVATKILDKMEELRLTSNEDVSRRWIWELLQNARDVAGSSGQIDIAIDLHEDSNHLVFMHNGKPFTSSNIVSLIEQVSSKERDTTLVEEEINTTGKFGTGFLTTHLLSEIVHLKGLLKNTEGECKPFEVTLDRSGRELQSITDSINITMAQLRAVEEAEEAFYNNGVYQTQFTYELNDIGLEVARKGLDDLEHLIPYVLTFVKEIRTVNIIHANKIFELTEESVLGNGTVNRATIQVSERDTLSNRFITTKQGTDLLLAAEVELTEDGYAFVGSDYKLPKLFCTFPLIGSGNFPFPFIINSGHFNPNEPRSGVFLTDKDEDKVSQNKEILIKAVSVAQDFINSTASCGWRKFYVPVKYANSSINVDWIDNEWLIENVKIPIRNYLVSSQIVDDRKGNRTSIISNEKTNVLIPFSTSKNTRESLYKLTSYLTGEPLTREDELHEWYSAIWRDLKKLDIYYILRVIEDLGTINELSTQLNNVDVYKWLKAVFKMAENNEKIVEEIIAEKLVIIPNQNGVFTRYSDLYIDEGIDNALKDITADMGHDCREILLDKVCYLPEGLKFSGKTTKGIAAEINNQLEELDWDSKIQISKKIATLYSEQRETIEQRRYIIDLCKKVYGDTFGETKKLIHWNHKIWEYADNYLIDDITNIIMAQNNIEMLSQYLSFQTEQECILWLKTLIESLTAYEYSSHLNTKSILPNQMGELKEKEELFLDDEIDDELKEICMLLGYDYREELLDINFDIDIPHSREINNKEVAEKITSLVRTAMHEFEQSSETKYALRILMQWFQDYAEVAEGLFTDLWPERHRLLSGKEIMESFKKAEQWDELNNQLLEKTGCSTIEEAVEVIMSNNISLDQEEDKIVLDQDMLAQLGITSEEELKEAFKSKKFADTFTHDSEVNQEKFHYVQEIIDRSIKNVCTHLEENLQEYDYTTLEPIPGARTIFAIEKNGEEVYLIIRPSDYKQIIIFYDSEKDYLDYNKDVELWVDNDVDIPEKITFGRILKVTGINRIPLYRVKR from the coding sequence ATGGGGTATATTGAGGACTTAGAACAGGCTGAAAAAGAATCAAAAAATAGAGCAGTAGCAACGAAAATATTGGATAAAATGGAAGAACTTCGTTTGACATCGAATGAGGATGTATCAAGACGTTGGATTTGGGAACTACTTCAAAATGCAAGAGATGTTGCAGGCTCTTCAGGACAAATAGATATTGCAATAGATTTACATGAGGATAGCAACCATCTTGTTTTTATGCATAATGGAAAACCATTTACATCGTCAAATATTGTGTCGTTGATTGAGCAAGTTTCTAGTAAAGAAAGAGATACAACTCTAGTTGAGGAAGAAATCAATACTACAGGTAAATTCGGGACAGGTTTCTTGACGACACATTTATTATCAGAAATTGTACATTTAAAAGGATTGCTGAAAAATACAGAAGGCGAATGTAAGCCCTTTGAAGTGACATTGGATAGGTCAGGAAGGGAGCTTCAGTCAATCACTGATTCTATTAATATAACTATGGCTCAATTGAGGGCGGTTGAAGAAGCAGAAGAAGCTTTTTATAACAATGGCGTGTACCAAACTCAATTTACATATGAGCTTAATGATATAGGGCTTGAAGTAGCAAGAAAAGGTCTTGACGATTTAGAACATTTAATTCCGTATGTATTGACCTTTGTTAAAGAAATCAGGACTGTAAATATCATTCATGCAAATAAGATATTTGAACTAACTGAAGAATCAGTCTTAGGAAATGGAACAGTTAATAGAGCTACCATTCAAGTGAGTGAAAGAGATACATTAAGCAACAGGTTTATAACTACAAAGCAAGGTACAGATTTACTGTTAGCTGCCGAAGTGGAGCTTACTGAAGATGGCTATGCATTTGTTGGATCAGATTATAAGCTGCCAAAGTTGTTTTGTACATTTCCACTTATTGGCTCTGGTAACTTTCCATTTCCTTTTATCATTAACTCTGGACATTTTAATCCTAACGAGCCGAGAAGTGGTGTCTTCTTAACTGACAAGGATGAAGATAAAGTATCGCAAAACAAAGAAATTTTGATTAAAGCTGTAAGTGTAGCACAGGATTTTATCAATTCTACCGCGAGTTGCGGCTGGCGTAAATTTTATGTACCTGTTAAATATGCAAATAGTAGTATTAATGTGGATTGGATTGACAATGAATGGTTGATTGAAAATGTTAAGATTCCTATAAGAAATTACTTAGTCAGTAGTCAAATAGTTGATGATAGAAAAGGTAATAGGACAAGTATTATTAGCAATGAGAAAACAAATGTATTGATACCATTTTCAACTTCGAAAAATACAAGAGAGAGCTTGTATAAGCTGACTTCATATCTGACGGGTGAGCCATTGACAAGAGAAGATGAATTGCATGAATGGTATAGTGCTATTTGGCGAGATTTAAAGAAGTTGGATATATATTATATCTTAAGGGTTATTGAAGATTTAGGAACAATAAATGAGCTTTCAACTCAACTTAATAATGTAGATGTTTATAAATGGTTAAAAGCAGTTTTTAAGATGGCTGAAAACAACGAAAAAATTGTTGAGGAAATTATTGCAGAGAAGCTAGTGATTATACCTAACCAGAATGGTGTTTTTACTAGATATTCTGATCTATATATAGATGAAGGCATTGACAATGCCTTAAAGGACATTACGGCTGATATGGGGCATGATTGCAGAGAGATTCTTTTGGATAAAGTATGCTACTTACCTGAAGGTTTGAAATTCAGTGGTAAAACGACAAAGGGAATTGCCGCAGAAATTAACAATCAACTTGAGGAATTAGATTGGGATAGTAAAATACAAATTTCTAAAAAAATAGCCACTTTATATTCTGAGCAAAGAGAAACGATAGAGCAAAGAAGATACATTATTGACTTGTGTAAAAAAGTCTATGGCGATACATTTGGAGAAACAAAAAAATTAATCCATTGGAATCATAAGATTTGGGAATATGCAGATAATTATCTTATTGATGATATTACGAATATAATAATGGCACAAAACAATATAGAAATGCTCTCTCAATACCTAAGCTTTCAAACAGAGCAAGAATGTATTTTGTGGCTTAAGACATTGATTGAATCCCTAACAGCGTATGAGTACAGTTCACATCTTAATACTAAGTCAATACTTCCTAATCAAATGGGGGAACTGAAGGAAAAAGAGGAATTATTTTTAGATGATGAGATAGATGATGAACTAAAAGAAATATGTATGTTGTTGGGATATGATTATCGAGAAGAACTTCTTGATATAAATTTTGACATAGATATACCACATTCTAGAGAAATCAACAATAAGGAAGTGGCTGAAAAGATTACATCACTTGTTAGAACTGCAATGCATGAATTTGAGCAGAGTAGTGAAACAAAATATGCTTTAAGAATTTTGATGCAATGGTTTCAGGATTACGCTGAAGTTGCAGAGGGTTTATTTACTGATTTGTGGCCAGAAAGGCATAGATTGTTATCTGGTAAAGAGATTATGGAAAGCTTTAAAAAGGCAGAACAATGGGATGAACTCAACAATCAACTGCTTGAGAAAACAGGTTGTAGCACAATAGAGGAAGCAGTTGAGGTTATAATGAGTAACAACATAAGTCTGGATCAGGAAGAAGATAAAATTGTCCTGGATCAGGATATGTTAGCGCAATTAGGAATTACTTCTGAGGAAGAACTGAAAGAAGCCTTTAAATCGAAAAAATTTGCAGATACATTTACTCATGACTCAGAAGTTAATCAAGAGAAATTTCACTATGTACAAGAGATTATTGATCGGTCAATTAAAAATGTGTGCACGCATTTAGAAGAGAATTTACAGGAATATGATTACACAACTTTAGAACCCATCCCAGGAGCAAGAACAATATTCGCCATTGAAAAAAATGGTGAGGAAGTTTATTTGATTATAAGACCTTCTGATTATAAACAGATTATTATTTTCTATGATTCTGAAAAAGACTACTTAGATTATAATAAAGATGTGGAACTATGGGTAGATAATGATGTTGATATACCGGAAAAGATTACATTTGGTAGAATACTGAAAGTGACAGGAATAAATAGAATACCACTCTATAGAGTAAAGAGGTGA
- a CDS encoding TIR domain-containing protein — MMLYPLEELTELKFNNIYVRETPVSSKKLAQLVAASANSNGGHIIFGAGPRGIQFEVTGVSKDIHIEELLQKSLKRLDGKTNVEVRWSKKVKGHDVVNFTIEPADKPINLNGTFYIWQDDDIIIAEKGEILMDNSKVFIVHGRDDLAKVEVARFVEKLGLEAIILHEQASSGKTIIEKIEEHTNVGFGIVLYTPCDVGGLKGETDLKARARQNVVFEHGFLMGKIGRSNVCALVKSNVEKPNDISGVVYIGMDNAGGWQAELMKEMKSSGLEIDANRLYG; from the coding sequence ATGATGCTATACCCATTGGAGGAACTAACAGAATTAAAGTTCAACAATATATATGTTCGTGAAACACCAGTTTCGTCAAAGAAACTGGCCCAGTTGGTCGCAGCTTCTGCAAATTCAAATGGAGGACATATTATTTTTGGAGCAGGTCCAAGAGGCATACAATTTGAAGTAACTGGTGTAAGTAAGGACATACATATAGAAGAACTTTTACAAAAAAGTCTCAAAAGACTGGATGGTAAAACAAATGTAGAAGTCAGATGGTCAAAGAAGGTTAAAGGACATGATGTTGTTAACTTTACTATTGAACCTGCTGATAAGCCGATTAATTTAAATGGTACTTTTTACATATGGCAAGATGACGATATTATTATTGCGGAGAAAGGTGAGATACTTATGGATAACTCAAAAGTATTTATAGTACATGGAAGGGATGATCTTGCAAAAGTTGAAGTTGCAAGATTTGTTGAAAAGTTAGGGTTGGAAGCAATTATTTTGCATGAACAAGCCAGTTCTGGCAAGACAATTATTGAAAAAATTGAAGAACATACTAATGTGGGATTTGGTATTGTTCTATATACACCATGCGATGTTGGTGGATTAAAAGGTGAAACAGATTTAAAAGCAAGAGCCAGGCAGAACGTTGTATTTGAACATGGTTTTTTAATGGGGAAGATAGGTCGTAGCAATGTTTGCGCTCTTGTGAAGTCAAATGTTGAAAAGCCAAACGATATTTCAGGTGTAGTTTATATTGGGATGGATAATGCAGGTGGTTGGCAAGCGGAACTTATGAAGGAAATGAAGTCATCAGGACTTGAGATTGATGCAAATAGATTGTATGGGTAA
- a CDS encoding restriction endonuclease: MNRNAKSPWNPKKPLSLSAKDFELKVVEWLRKSSIGLNNFEVKHLEKVEGNSGEYEFDAIASLTILGGAEIVVAIECKRYGRPVEREKLLALHSKAYDIRANKSMIFSTSGYQSGALQYAVANKIATLVLVDDSFHYETRSKEKNDIPMCNKISGIFMTATEEGSIRCQATNSIVVNCLKEWLNN; this comes from the coding sequence ATGAATAGAAATGCTAAATCGCCTTGGAATCCAAAAAAACCTTTAAGTCTTTCAGCTAAAGACTTTGAACTGAAAGTTGTAGAGTGGTTAAGGAAGTCATCTATAGGCCTAAATAATTTTGAAGTAAAGCATTTGGAGAAAGTAGAAGGTAATAGTGGTGAATATGAATTTGACGCTATTGCAAGTTTAACGATATTAGGAGGGGCAGAAATTGTTGTTGCAATCGAATGTAAAAGATATGGAAGACCAGTTGAAAGAGAAAAGTTGTTAGCATTGCATTCGAAAGCATATGATATTAGAGCTAATAAGTCCATGATTTTCTCTACTAGTGGATATCAATCTGGAGCATTGCAATACGCTGTTGCCAATAAAATAGCAACTCTTGTACTTGTGGATGATAGTTTTCACTATGAAACAAGGAGCAAGGAAAAAAATGATATTCCTATGTGCAATAAAATTTCAGGGATATTTATGACAGCTACAGAAGAAGGCAGTATTAGGTGCCAAGCAACCAATAGCATTGTAGTTAACTGTTTGAAAGAGTGGTTAAATAACTAA
- a CDS encoding ATP-dependent nuclease, which yields MYLSHLKLWNFRRYGSKGEIDLSEPDLSVDFKEGLNLLTGENDSGKTAIVDAIKTVLKTSSNDWIRLNEDDFYDDTNELRIELCIKGFVASEAKHFTEYLTTVFSEEDAVNELHLSFTASKSEGKIKSSDVRAGVGDGRILPADAREYLKATYLRPLRDARAELIPKRNSRLSQIFAEHRAFKDRDDHILLNIYKEFNEAIESYFDGKDSQGNPLTDDQYGKELKKSIDNTIGNFFETTKSTQLSTSSAQMRRILESLELSFSNSINPGLGSLNRLFMASELVHLSKEDWTGLRLGLIEEIEAHLHPQVQLKVIRSLLKLEKTQLILTTHSPNLASKVPLENQIICRNNSAFPMGHKYTNLTKAQYVFLDKFLDVTRSSMFFAKGLVLVEGWSEELLIPIIADRIGFNLVDNEVTVINVSNLGFENYFSVFSRKDGRSMGTNISVITDCDVRAYSEEIVNSNKEYTKVDDEQYKKECASAVIAIKEKYTDDVKAYVAEEWTLEWCLMKSEVLGELFVNTVKKVHLNGNWDDDKELQLAEKLYKKSLNKSEIAYQMVKTLTEDKKEMDISALRTDESMKHIYEAIKNACS from the coding sequence TTGTATTTATCACATTTAAAATTATGGAATTTTAGAAGATATGGAAGCAAAGGTGAAATAGACTTAAGTGAACCTGATTTAAGTGTGGATTTCAAAGAAGGATTAAATTTGTTAACTGGCGAAAATGATTCAGGAAAGACAGCAATTGTAGATGCGATTAAAACGGTACTTAAAACATCTAGTAATGACTGGATTAGATTGAATGAAGATGATTTTTACGATGATACAAATGAGTTGCGTATAGAATTATGCATTAAAGGCTTTGTTGCTTCTGAAGCGAAGCATTTCACTGAATACTTAACTACAGTTTTTAGTGAAGAAGATGCAGTGAATGAGTTACATTTATCATTTACTGCGAGCAAATCAGAGGGAAAAATTAAATCATCAGATGTACGAGCGGGTGTTGGTGATGGAAGAATTTTACCAGCTGATGCAAGAGAATACTTAAAGGCAACTTATCTAAGACCGTTAAGAGATGCGAGAGCAGAGTTAATTCCAAAGAGGAATTCAAGATTATCACAGATCTTTGCAGAACATAGAGCATTTAAAGATCGAGATGATCATATTCTCCTTAATATTTACAAAGAATTTAATGAAGCGATTGAATCCTATTTCGACGGTAAGGATAGCCAAGGGAATCCATTAACTGATGATCAATATGGTAAAGAACTAAAAAAAAGCATTGATAATACTATAGGGAATTTCTTTGAGACAACAAAATCTACTCAGCTGTCAACATCATCAGCGCAAATGAGAAGAATACTTGAGAGCTTAGAACTATCGTTTTCGAATTCGATTAATCCTGGACTTGGCTCATTGAACAGACTTTTTATGGCTTCGGAGCTAGTCCATTTAAGTAAAGAGGACTGGACAGGACTACGTCTTGGGCTGATTGAAGAGATTGAAGCGCATTTACATCCACAAGTTCAGCTTAAGGTTATAAGGAGCCTGTTGAAATTAGAGAAAACGCAACTGATTTTAACAACACACAGTCCTAACTTGGCATCAAAAGTTCCATTGGAAAACCAGATAATTTGCAGAAATAACAGTGCATTTCCAATGGGACATAAATATACTAATTTGACTAAAGCTCAATATGTGTTTTTGGATAAATTTTTAGATGTGACTAGGTCGAGTATGTTCTTTGCTAAGGGGTTAGTCCTAGTTGAGGGATGGAGTGAGGAACTCTTAATACCAATAATTGCAGATAGAATAGGTTTTAATCTTGTTGATAATGAGGTTACTGTAATTAATGTTTCTAATCTTGGATTTGAAAATTATTTTAGTGTATTTTCAAGGAAAGATGGAAGAAGTATGGGAACGAATATTTCAGTGATTACAGATTGTGATGTAAGAGCGTATAGTGAAGAAATAGTGAATTCAAATAAAGAATATACAAAAGTTGATGATGAACAATATAAAAAAGAGTGTGCTTCAGCTGTAATTGCAATTAAGGAAAAGTATACTGATGATGTAAAAGCTTATGTTGCTGAAGAGTGGACTTTGGAATGGTGTTTGATGAAGTCTGAAGTGCTAGGTGAATTGTTTGTAAATACAGTGAAGAAAGTACATCTTAACGGTAATTGGGACGATGACAAAGAGTTACAGTTGGCAGAAAAGTTGTA